TGTAGCCTACGGCACGGCTTACGCCTATATCTGTGGTTCATTATTTCTTTGGTGGTGTACCTTACCTAATTGCAAACTACTATATATGTTGCAAAATTGCAAAAATTTTTGAAATTGGTATAACACAGCAGCATTTAATAGAAAACTATTGCCTCGCTTTTGGATAAAGCTAAGAAATCAAAGAAGTCAGAGAATAGTTAAGAATTGTCTACAAGAAGACTATCGGGAGAAGCTCATAAAGTTGTATAATAACGGGAAAGTCAAAAAGCAAAACCGATTTTGACAACGCACTTTTTCTTCTATCTCTTGAAAAAGCGACAAGACTGTTTGACTTTGATTTGAGTGTGAGATTGGGGTTTTCCGATGAAAACCCAGACGAGAGGAAGGCGGGATAAATCCATACATCCTCTGTATCTTGTCGCGGGAGTGGTAAATTACCGGACAATGATTTGGGGATGATAGTTTACAGCGATAAGACACCGCTGTTACCACCAGTCCTCTCAAAATTTAGGTATCTAAATTCAGGCATTAGCTGACTATTACTGCGTGACTCAATGACTGTTAATAATCATTTGTGGCTGCCTGCATCGCCAGATTTAACTTTGTTGCAGGATGAAATTCATGTCTGGCGAATTGAGCTTGACAGACCAGAAACACAGTTGCAACATTTGACAGCAACGCTCTCCAGCGACGAAGTTTGTCGGGCAAAGCGGTTCTATAAAGAACAGCATCGGCAGCGTTTTATTGCTGGTCGGGGTATCCTGCGAACCATATTGGGTCGCTACTTGGGTATAGAAGCGCAACAGTTGCAGTTCTGTTATGAACCCTCTGGCAAACCAGTGTTAGCTGAGACATTTGCCGATAGTAAACTATGGTTTAACTTGACTCATTCTCAAGGGTTAGCTCTGTGTGCAGTGAGTTGCGATCGCCTCGTGGGGGTAGACCTAGAGTACATCCGCCCAATTTCCGACGTTCTCGCCCTTGCGAAACGATACTTTTCACCTGGGGAATATGCAGTGATGTGTGGGCTTCCTCCCCATCAAATGCAACAGGTGTTTTTCCGCTACTGGACTTGCAAAGAAGCATATTTAAAAGCAACTGGAGTAGGACTTGCTCAGCTAGAGCAAATAGAGGTTTCTCTGACTCCAGGACAACCAGCAAGGCTAAAGACAAAGCAACAGTGGAGCCTGTTAGAGCTTGTACCTGATAACAATTCTGTTGCATCTGTTGCGGTGGAAGGTTATGGCTTACGTCTCAAGTGCTGGCAGTATTGATATATAGCTAGTCAACATTGCCATCCCAAAACGATGGCAGTATTAGCAACGGATTGCTAACGGATGTAGCGGATAAGCTATCTGTGCAATTGACAGATAAACTATCCGTTACATCTGCTATACGATCCGTTGCTAGCTTTAGTGTTCATGAGCCAACAGA
The sequence above is a segment of the Mastigocladopsis repens PCC 10914 genome. Coding sequences within it:
- the hetI gene encoding 4'-phosphopantetheinyl transferase HetI, with translation MTVNNHLWLPASPDLTLLQDEIHVWRIELDRPETQLQHLTATLSSDEVCRAKRFYKEQHRQRFIAGRGILRTILGRYLGIEAQQLQFCYEPSGKPVLAETFADSKLWFNLTHSQGLALCAVSCDRLVGVDLEYIRPISDVLALAKRYFSPGEYAVMCGLPPHQMQQVFFRYWTCKEAYLKATGVGLAQLEQIEVSLTPGQPARLKTKQQWSLLELVPDNNSVASVAVEGYGLRLKCWQY